A DNA window from Rhineura floridana isolate rRhiFlo1 chromosome 11, rRhiFlo1.hap2, whole genome shotgun sequence contains the following coding sequences:
- the LOC133367799 gene encoding olfactory receptor 14A16-like: MANQSTLTEFLLMGFSNEHDVQILHSVTFLFIYITAMVGNVLIITAVALDHHLHSPMFFFLVNLSVSDICYISTTVPKTIAISLTNNNVISFRGCVTQVFLVVTFVGAELALLTVMAYDRYVAICHPLQYRLIMNWDSCIQMAAASWISAMVHAILETTMTFRLSFCGSNIVGQFFCNIPQLQKISCSDTKINEILIIVLGFTVNSFCIPIILASYGYIFSVVKSIPSVQARHKALSTCTPHLTVFSLFIITALFSYLRPKSLSSPTVDLVSAVLYTVLPPVLNPIIYSFRNKDIQTAVWIIPQKFKSLIA, translated from the coding sequence ATGGCTAATCAATCTACTCTGACAGAGTTTCTTCTGATGGGATTCTCCAATGAGCATGATGTACAGATTTTGCATTCTGTGAcgtttctctttatttacataACAGCCATGGTGGGAAATGTTCTTATCATTACAGCTGTGGCCCTAGACCACCACCTTCACAGTCCCATGTTCTTCTTTCTGGTCAACCTATCAGTGTCAGATATTTGTTACATCTCTACTACTGTTCCCAAGACCATAGCCATATCACTGACAAACAACAACGTGATTTCTTTTCGTGGATGTGTCACACAAGTCTTCTTAGTTGTCACATTTGTTGGTGCTGAGCTTGCCTTGCTCACTGTCATGGCTTATGACCGTTATGTAGCGATCTGCCATCCTCTACAATATAGGCTAATCATGAACTGGGATAGCTGCATCCAAatggcagctgcttcctggatAAGTGCCATGGTTCATGCAATCCTGGAGACCACTATGACATTTAGACTGAGCTTCTGTGGGTCCAATATTGTTGGACAGTTTTTCTGCAATATTCCTCAGTTACAAAAGATTTCTTGCAGTGATACAAAAATTAATGAAATTTTGATTATTGTCCTTGGGTTCACAGTGAACTCATTTTGTATTCCAATCATATTAGCTTCATATGGCTATATCTTCTCAGTTGTGAAGAGCATTCCATCTGTTCAAGCCAGACATAAAGCCTTGTCTACCTGCACTCCCCACCTGACTGTCTTTTCTTTATTCATAATCACAGCTTTGTTTTCATACTTGAGACCTAAATCACTTTCCTCACCCACAGTGGACTTGGTTTCTGCTGTATTGTATACAGTTCTGCCACCAGTTCTGAATCCCATCATTTACAGCTTCAGGAACAAGGACATACAGACTGCAGTGTGGATAATACCTCAAAAGTTTAAAAGTCTCATTGCATAA